The following proteins are co-located in the Microbacterium sp. Clip185 genome:
- a CDS encoding putative oxygenase MesX: MTNELTFRISTTPFDEDYSPSVESRATTNFANLARGEGRQQNLRNVLTMIDRRCNDLARWDNPNGDRYAVELEIVSVDAALTADGEERHFPLLEVLDVHIRDLHTGARRHGIVGNNFSSYVRDFDFSVRLPAVTADAGTFTVPDDFGALHGALFQAFLDSDAYRARFEAPPVICISVSTTKTYRRTDNTHPVLGVEYLQSEYSLTDEYFARMGLRVRYFMPVGAAAPLAFYFRGDLANDYTNLQLVGTISTMESFQKIYRPEIYNANAAAGSVYRPSLEHGDFSRTQVDYDRVERAQLAITQGTYAAEHFLTPYGDVLARWAGLEPALAR; encoded by the coding sequence ATGACGAACGAGCTCACGTTCCGCATCTCCACGACACCGTTCGACGAGGACTACTCGCCCTCCGTCGAGTCCCGTGCCACGACGAACTTCGCCAACCTCGCCCGCGGGGAGGGCCGGCAGCAGAACCTCCGCAACGTTCTCACGATGATCGACCGCCGGTGCAACGACCTCGCCCGGTGGGACAACCCGAACGGCGACCGGTACGCCGTCGAGCTCGAGATCGTCTCGGTGGATGCGGCGCTGACCGCCGACGGCGAAGAGCGCCACTTCCCCCTGCTCGAGGTGCTCGACGTCCACATCCGCGACCTGCACACCGGCGCTCGCCGCCACGGGATCGTCGGCAACAACTTCTCGTCCTACGTGCGCGACTTCGACTTCAGCGTGCGCCTTCCCGCCGTCACCGCTGATGCCGGCACCTTCACGGTCCCCGACGACTTCGGCGCCCTGCACGGTGCGCTGTTCCAGGCGTTCCTGGACTCGGACGCCTACCGTGCGCGCTTCGAGGCGCCGCCGGTGATCTGCATCAGCGTCTCGACGACCAAGACGTACCGTCGCACCGACAACACGCATCCGGTGCTCGGTGTCGAGTACCTCCAGAGCGAATACTCGCTGACCGACGAGTATTTCGCCCGCATGGGGCTTCGGGTGCGCTACTTCATGCCCGTGGGTGCCGCGGCGCCGCTGGCGTTCTACTTCCGGGGCGACCTGGCCAACGACTACACGAACCTGCAGCTGGTCGGCACGATCAGCACGATGGAGAGCTTCCAGAAGATCTACCGCCCGGAGATCTACAACGCGAACGCGGCGGCGGGCAGCGTCTACCGCCCGAGTCTGGAGCACGGAGACTTCTCGCGCACGCAGGTCGACTACGACCGCGTCGAGCGCGCGCAGCTGGCGATCACGCAGGGCACCTACGCGGCAGAGCACTTCCTGACGCCCTACGGTGATGTGCTCGCACGATGGGCCGGTCTCGAGCCGGCACTCGCCCGATGA
- a CDS encoding methionine synthase produces MSLAETPALLPTAIVGSLPKPSWLAKPEVLWSPWELASEALVEGKQDALRIAVQEQQRRGIDIVSDGEQTRQHFVTTFIEHLAGVDFDRRETVRIRDRYDASVPTVVGAVSRPEPVFVDDARFLRQQTDRPLKWALPGPMTMIDTLADRHYRSREKLAWEFAVILNEEAKELEAAGIDVIQFDEPAFNVFFDEMRDWGIAALERAAEGLRAETVVHICYGYGIEANTRWKQTLGSEWRQYEESFPLLQRSAIDIVSLESHGSRVPMELIGLLDGKKVMLGAIDVATDEIETPEEVAGTLRGALRYVDADKLIPSTNCGMAPLPREVALAKLSALSAGAAIVRAEQD; encoded by the coding sequence ATGAGTCTCGCAGAGACGCCCGCGCTGCTGCCGACCGCGATCGTCGGGAGCCTCCCGAAGCCCTCGTGGCTCGCGAAGCCGGAAGTCCTCTGGTCGCCGTGGGAGCTGGCGAGTGAGGCCCTCGTCGAGGGCAAGCAGGACGCGTTGCGCATCGCCGTGCAGGAGCAGCAGCGTCGTGGCATCGACATCGTCAGCGACGGCGAGCAGACCCGCCAGCACTTCGTGACGACCTTCATCGAGCACCTGGCGGGCGTCGATTTCGATCGCCGCGAGACGGTGCGCATCCGTGACCGCTACGACGCGAGTGTGCCCACCGTCGTGGGCGCCGTGAGTCGGCCCGAGCCGGTCTTCGTCGACGACGCGCGGTTCCTCCGCCAGCAGACGGACCGCCCCCTGAAGTGGGCGCTTCCCGGCCCCATGACGATGATCGACACGCTCGCCGACCGCCACTACAGAAGTCGCGAGAAGCTGGCGTGGGAGTTCGCGGTCATCCTCAACGAGGAGGCCAAGGAGCTCGAGGCGGCGGGTATCGACGTCATCCAGTTCGACGAGCCCGCCTTCAACGTGTTCTTCGACGAGATGCGCGACTGGGGGATCGCCGCCCTGGAGCGCGCGGCCGAGGGGCTGCGAGCCGAGACCGTCGTGCACATCTGTTACGGCTACGGCATCGAGGCCAACACCCGGTGGAAGCAGACATTGGGCTCCGAGTGGCGTCAGTATGAGGAATCCTTCCCGCTCCTGCAGCGCTCCGCGATCGACATCGTCTCGCTCGAGAGCCACGGCTCCCGCGTGCCGATGGAGCTCATCGGGCTTCTTGACGGCAAGAAGGTCATGCTCGGCGCCATCGATGTCGCCACCGACGAGATCGAGACGCCGGAGGAGGTCGCCGGCACGCTGCGCGGTGCGCTCCGCTATGTCGACGCCGACAAGCTGATACCGAGCACCAACTGCGGCATGGCGCCGCTGCCGCGTGAGGTGGCTCTCGCCAAGCTCAGCGCGCTGAGCGCCGGCGCCGCGATCGTGCGCGCGGAGCAGGACTGA
- a CDS encoding LysR family transcriptional regulator, with the protein MAKTSAGISLQQLHYFVEVAAEGSISAAADLLYVSQPTMSAAMKDLEARVGRALLIRSARGVTLTADGTEFLGYARQVVEQVALLEQRYLGRPPARRLLGVSTQHYSFAVDAFVRMVRSFGAAEYEFSLRETRTWDIIEDVRTLRSEIGILYRDDVNRNVINKLLRDAGLAFHPLFFAEPHIFISRKNPLAARGRATLDDLADLPRLTFDQGANNSFYLAEEILSTLSAKQEIRVSDRATIFNLMIGLGGYTISTGIISDDLDPEIVAVPLEVDVRIEIGWIGQAALGLTEQAQRYLDEVRAVVSGFGVEVLG; encoded by the coding sequence ATGGCAAAAACCTCCGCGGGCATCTCGCTGCAACAGCTCCACTACTTCGTGGAGGTCGCGGCGGAGGGATCGATCTCCGCCGCGGCCGATCTGCTCTACGTCTCGCAGCCCACGATGTCGGCGGCGATGAAAGACCTCGAGGCCCGGGTGGGGCGAGCCCTCCTCATCCGCTCGGCGCGGGGTGTCACGCTCACCGCGGATGGCACCGAGTTCCTCGGCTACGCCCGGCAGGTCGTCGAGCAGGTCGCGCTCCTCGAACAGCGCTACCTCGGCCGGCCGCCGGCCCGGCGCCTGCTCGGCGTCTCCACGCAGCACTACTCGTTCGCAGTGGACGCGTTCGTGCGGATGGTGAGGAGCTTCGGCGCCGCGGAGTACGAGTTCTCACTGCGAGAGACGCGCACGTGGGACATCATCGAGGACGTCCGCACGCTCCGCAGCGAGATCGGCATCCTGTACCGCGACGACGTCAACCGGAACGTGATCAACAAGCTGCTCCGCGATGCGGGGCTGGCCTTCCATCCGCTGTTCTTCGCCGAGCCGCACATCTTCATCTCGCGGAAGAACCCGCTCGCCGCACGGGGTCGTGCGACACTCGACGACCTCGCCGATCTGCCGCGACTCACCTTCGATCAGGGTGCGAACAACTCGTTCTACCTCGCTGAGGAGATCCTCTCGACCCTCTCCGCGAAGCAGGAGATCCGGGTGTCCGACCGCGCGACGATCTTCAACCTCATGATCGGTCTCGGCGGCTACACGATCTCCACGGGCATCATCAGCGACGACCTCGATCCCGAGATCGTCGCCGTCCCCCTCGAGGTCGACGTGAGGATCGAGATCGGCTGGATCGGTCAGGCCGCCCTCGGGCTCACCGAACAGGCGCAGCGCTACCTCGACGAGGTGCGGGCGGTGGTGTCAGGCTTCGGTGTGGAAGTGTTGGGGTAG
- a CDS encoding reverse transcriptase family protein translates to MLDWDTFAARTGLLRDETRSAADWREWTLPQLRPVRFRTHRRWRESVRAIGKLDNATRIAKLLLGSDRRFADAVHGFMGGRSTVSAATPHLKAPVVLTVDLASFFQQVTFARVASSLRTQLDSDVLNWVEGCCFVDGSLPLGFRTSPRLSNIAFDSTDYDLEALSSSRGARYTRWVDDLSFSGSGVSDEFLADVRATLRRHNWQLNERKTRFMRKSPYVLGLYVGNNADRPHLPRWMKERLRVESHFYARFGRDHFRRDGVWPMGRLYGLVAYAWVVDPEFASKLESKLRQGEAKTAPLLPLVLPEDTRLTATNGDAWG, encoded by the coding sequence TTGCTCGACTGGGATACATTTGCCGCCCGCACTGGCCTGCTGCGCGATGAGACGCGATCGGCAGCAGATTGGCGCGAGTGGACTCTGCCCCAACTCCGCCCAGTTCGATTTCGGACTCATCGACGCTGGCGCGAATCTGTGCGTGCGATCGGAAAGCTCGACAATGCAACCCGCATCGCCAAGCTACTGCTCGGTTCTGACCGGCGCTTCGCCGACGCCGTTCACGGCTTCATGGGGGGCCGGTCAACCGTCAGCGCAGCCACCCCGCACCTGAAAGCACCAGTGGTACTCACGGTCGATCTGGCGAGCTTCTTTCAACAGGTGACATTCGCTCGAGTCGCTTCATCCCTGAGAACCCAGCTCGACAGTGACGTACTCAACTGGGTCGAGGGCTGCTGCTTCGTCGATGGCTCACTCCCGCTCGGCTTCCGAACGAGTCCACGACTGTCCAATATCGCGTTCGACTCAACTGATTACGATCTAGAAGCCCTGTCCTCATCCCGAGGGGCCCGCTACACGAGGTGGGTAGACGACCTCAGTTTCTCCGGCTCGGGGGTGAGCGATGAGTTCTTGGCTGACGTGCGAGCCACGTTGAGGCGTCACAACTGGCAGCTGAACGAGCGGAAAACCCGCTTCATGCGCAAGTCGCCCTACGTACTCGGGCTGTATGTCGGCAACAACGCGGACCGTCCTCACTTGCCCCGCTGGATGAAGGAAAGGCTACGCGTGGAGTCTCATTTCTACGCTCGGTTCGGCCGCGATCATTTCAGACGCGACGGAGTGTGGCCCATGGGCAGGCTATATGGACTTGTGGCCTATGCTTGGGTCGTCGATCCCGAGTTCGCGTCCAAGCTTGAGAGCAAGCTCCGGCAAGGTGAGGCGAAGACAGCACCGCTCCTGCCATTGGTCCTCCCGGAGGATACTCGACTGACCGCTACTAACGGCGACGCTTGGGGCTGA
- a CDS encoding AAA family ATPase gives MSAEPLIGFGVGEFRSYRSLQRVGPMSKVHLVTGKNNAGKSNLLRALGLILSTKAGLSSAPSVELQASVNRPEGSPITSYPLVSFAVGLAEVLDHIALRIRNANALRPLLESDAFSQGNDGVVWFDYQLSNRGSGITDGQPSTEQLRSGLEKAHPDTPELIKQLTLDALGQASSEVGANWASLLNLIEPRTLLPDTERVDAKRSVTTGTQGAQASGWQDGQGFISTLAALQNPETVDFRRDRPKFDALQAFVRSVVEDPQATVSIPGSRSDLQVSLNSRFDSYKNLGTGVTEIIHIAAVATAFSERVITIEEPEIHLHPTLQRLLISYLATSTNNRYVISTHSAAMLDSGEASISHVRMDDSGTSSVARVALRKERASAIADLGNRASDLVQANYIVWVEGPSDRVYIVYWLSIIAPELIEGAAYTVMFYGGGLLSHLTAKDDDEVTSFIELAQINRNFAVVIDSDVGTAGGTINATKQRVVDELGGSGQLAWVTDGYTIENYIPHTLLTTAVESAYPEREYQIPVNSLVSPLGGTFSDSSAKPNKVTVARKVVERGMPVETWPVNLRSVVDQLSTAIRRANVTS, from the coding sequence GTGTCTGCAGAACCGTTGATCGGCTTCGGCGTCGGAGAATTTAGGAGCTATCGATCACTCCAGCGTGTTGGGCCGATGTCGAAGGTTCATCTGGTTACTGGGAAGAACAACGCGGGCAAATCGAATCTTCTCCGCGCACTGGGCCTGATTCTCAGTACAAAGGCCGGCCTGTCTAGCGCGCCGTCAGTAGAACTGCAGGCCAGTGTGAACCGCCCAGAGGGTTCGCCAATCACATCGTATCCTTTGGTGTCATTCGCGGTCGGGCTCGCGGAGGTCCTCGACCATATTGCGCTGCGAATCCGCAATGCAAATGCGCTTCGCCCCTTACTTGAGAGTGATGCGTTCAGCCAAGGGAACGACGGCGTCGTGTGGTTCGACTATCAGCTCAGCAACAGGGGGAGTGGGATCACCGACGGGCAACCGTCAACCGAGCAACTACGGTCCGGGCTGGAGAAGGCTCATCCAGACACGCCTGAGTTGATCAAACAGCTGACCCTGGATGCACTCGGGCAGGCATCGTCGGAGGTCGGGGCCAACTGGGCCTCACTTCTCAACCTCATTGAACCGCGCACCCTATTGCCGGACACAGAGCGAGTCGACGCCAAGCGAAGCGTCACAACGGGCACGCAAGGCGCGCAAGCCTCAGGTTGGCAAGACGGTCAGGGCTTCATTTCAACTCTCGCCGCACTACAGAACCCCGAGACGGTCGACTTCCGCCGCGACCGGCCAAAGTTTGACGCACTACAAGCCTTCGTTCGTTCGGTGGTGGAGGACCCACAAGCCACCGTGTCGATCCCTGGATCAAGATCTGATCTGCAGGTCTCATTGAACAGCCGGTTTGACTCGTACAAGAATCTTGGTACTGGAGTGACTGAGATCATCCACATCGCAGCCGTAGCGACCGCATTCTCGGAGCGCGTGATCACCATCGAAGAGCCCGAGATACACCTGCATCCCACACTGCAGCGATTGCTCATCTCCTACCTAGCCACAAGCACCAACAACCGGTACGTGATCTCGACCCACTCCGCTGCGATGCTGGACTCGGGAGAGGCATCGATCTCTCATGTCCGGATGGATGATTCCGGCACCTCAAGCGTCGCGCGCGTCGCTTTAAGAAAAGAGCGAGCCAGCGCTATAGCCGACCTCGGAAACCGAGCTTCCGATCTAGTTCAGGCGAACTACATAGTCTGGGTCGAAGGGCCATCTGACCGCGTTTACATCGTGTACTGGCTCAGTATCATAGCGCCGGAGCTCATCGAAGGAGCTGCGTACACGGTGATGTTCTATGGCGGTGGTCTCCTTAGTCACCTCACCGCGAAGGACGACGACGAAGTCACGAGCTTCATCGAGCTAGCCCAGATCAACCGGAACTTCGCGGTAGTCATCGATTCGGATGTTGGGACCGCTGGCGGCACCATCAACGCCACCAAGCAACGAGTAGTGGACGAGCTCGGCGGCTCGGGCCAACTCGCATGGGTGACCGACGGGTACACGATCGAGAACTACATACCGCACACACTACTCACCACCGCCGTCGAATCCGCATACCCGGAGAGGGAATATCAGATTCCCGTCAACTCGCTCGTCTCACCATTGGGTGGAACATTCTCAGACTCCTCCGCAAAGCCGAACAAGGTTACGGTCGCTAGGAAGGTCGTTGAACGAGGTATGCCGGTCGAGACTTGGCCGGTGAACCTTCGTTCTGTGGTGGATCAGTTGTCAACAGCGATCCGACGCGCCAACGTTACCAGCTAA